The following are from one region of the Sandaracinus amylolyticus genome:
- a CDS encoding sensor histidine kinase produces the protein MRDGNDEDLLTTMSHELRTPLNAILGWVQLLRAGGVCGPEIERALEIIERNARTEAKAVDEAIDLARIASGQLAITRRETRWAEGLRAAVAASEGAARARGVAIDVDADPEIRVMGDSARLAQIARGMIACAVRRTAPGGTVRVRLAARAGEAMLTVREDRVLDGDARTHAAQRSALVGDGRGLGVAVARGLARLHGGTLEEDDCGLTLTARVPLVEAVRASEGDGAQALRAG, from the coding sequence GTGCGAGACGGGAACGACGAAGACCTCCTGACGACGATGAGCCACGAGCTGCGCACGCCGCTCAACGCGATCCTCGGCTGGGTGCAGCTGCTCCGCGCGGGCGGCGTGTGCGGACCGGAGATCGAGCGGGCGCTCGAGATCATCGAGCGCAATGCGCGCACCGAGGCGAAGGCCGTCGACGAGGCGATCGATCTGGCGCGCATCGCGAGCGGACAGCTGGCGATCACGCGCCGCGAGACGCGGTGGGCCGAGGGCCTGCGCGCCGCGGTCGCCGCGAGCGAAGGTGCGGCACGCGCGCGCGGCGTGGCGATCGACGTCGACGCCGATCCCGAGATCCGCGTGATGGGCGACTCGGCGCGCCTCGCGCAGATCGCGCGCGGGATGATCGCGTGCGCGGTCCGACGCACTGCGCCCGGCGGCACGGTGCGAGTGCGCCTCGCGGCGCGCGCCGGCGAGGCGATGCTCACGGTGCGCGAGGATCGCGTGCTCGACGGAGACGCGCGCACCCACGCGGCGCAGCGGAGCGCGCTGGTCGGCGACGGTCGCGGCCTCGGCGTCGCGGTGGCACGCGGCCTCGCGCGGCTCCACGGCGGCACGCTCGAAGAGGACGACTGCGGGCTCACGCTGACCGCGCGAGTGCCCCTCGTGGAGGCGGTGCGCGCGAGCGAAGGCGACGGCGCACAGGCGCTGCGCGCCGGCTGA
- a CDS encoding sigma 54-interacting transcriptional regulator produces the protein MSGKVLVLDDDPDACGLMEAALSGRGYTVRAETRARDALDKVGAEDFDVVLTDLQLDDMDGLAVCERILGVRPDLPVIVVTGHASLEAAIAAMRAGAHDFVTKPIDLELLGITVDRAVQHHKLRAEVKRLRDEVDEARGFEKLLGQSTAMKRVFDVITRVALTDATVLVTGESGTGKELVARAIHERSNRREGPFVAINCAAVPATLLESELFGHARGAFTDAKAARKGLFLEADNGTLFLDEIGEMPLEMQVKLLRALQERTVRAVGGNTESPFNARVIAATNRDLETEVHEKRFREDLYYRINVVTVHVPPLREREGDVPLLAQRFLERFAARHGKHVVGISAPAAAKLVAYHWPGNVRELENSVERAVALTQFDHINVEDLPERIRAHRPDTMVMMPETAEELVTVEELERRYLLHVLKVVNGNKSRAARILGYDRRTLYRKLERMEAEGQTTGVRRQSSPPDDRGGGITPPGRDRDYEDRDLGMPEREPPSQPAWARPPSSPGTYVPPSSASGYGGAPSGGMPSGGMPSGNGHGGNGHSHVDDAARASVLLVDDDADARDLLEMLLAREGFSVRTAGSVKEALAVGDVDVVVTDLALPDGSGEDVAQGLAGTPAIALTSRDQRANDEVFNASLARPVPPDRLAAEIRKLLDVSPG, from the coding sequence ATGAGCGGCAAGGTCCTGGTCCTGGACGACGACCCCGATGCCTGCGGCCTGATGGAGGCTGCGCTCTCGGGTCGTGGGTACACGGTGCGCGCGGAGACGCGAGCACGCGATGCGCTGGACAAGGTGGGCGCCGAAGACTTCGACGTCGTCCTCACCGATCTCCAGCTCGACGACATGGACGGGCTGGCGGTCTGCGAGCGCATCCTCGGCGTTCGCCCCGACCTCCCGGTCATCGTCGTCACCGGTCATGCCAGCCTCGAGGCGGCGATCGCGGCGATGCGCGCAGGGGCGCACGACTTCGTCACGAAGCCGATCGATCTCGAGCTGCTCGGCATCACCGTCGACCGCGCGGTGCAGCACCACAAGCTGCGCGCGGAGGTGAAGCGCCTGCGCGACGAGGTCGACGAGGCGCGCGGCTTCGAGAAGCTGCTCGGTCAGTCGACCGCGATGAAGCGCGTGTTCGACGTGATCACGCGCGTCGCGCTCACCGATGCGACCGTGCTGGTGACCGGCGAGAGCGGCACCGGCAAGGAGCTCGTGGCGAGAGCGATCCACGAGCGCAGCAATCGCCGCGAAGGTCCCTTCGTCGCGATCAACTGTGCCGCGGTCCCCGCGACGCTATTGGAGAGCGAGCTCTTCGGTCACGCGCGCGGCGCGTTCACCGACGCAAAGGCTGCTCGCAAGGGTCTCTTCCTCGAGGCCGACAACGGCACGCTCTTCCTCGACGAGATCGGCGAGATGCCGCTCGAGATGCAGGTGAAGCTGCTGCGCGCCCTGCAGGAGCGCACCGTGCGCGCGGTCGGCGGCAACACCGAGTCGCCGTTCAACGCGCGCGTCATCGCGGCGACCAACCGCGACCTCGAGACCGAGGTGCACGAGAAGCGGTTCCGCGAGGACCTCTACTACCGCATCAACGTCGTGACCGTGCACGTTCCGCCGCTGCGCGAGCGCGAGGGTGACGTGCCGCTCCTGGCGCAGCGCTTCCTCGAGCGCTTCGCGGCGCGACACGGCAAGCACGTCGTCGGCATCAGCGCGCCCGCGGCCGCGAAGCTCGTCGCCTATCACTGGCCGGGCAACGTGCGCGAGCTCGAGAACTCGGTGGAGCGCGCGGTCGCGCTGACCCAGTTCGATCACATCAACGTGGAGGACCTGCCCGAGCGCATCCGCGCGCACCGGCCCGACACGATGGTGATGATGCCGGAGACCGCGGAGGAGCTGGTCACGGTCGAGGAGCTCGAGCGGCGTTACCTGCTGCACGTGCTCAAGGTCGTGAACGGCAACAAGTCGCGCGCGGCGCGCATCCTCGGCTACGACCGGCGCACGCTCTACCGCAAGCTCGAGCGCATGGAGGCCGAGGGCCAGACGACGGGCGTGCGTCGTCAGAGCTCGCCGCCCGACGATCGCGGCGGCGGCATCACGCCTCCGGGTCGCGATCGCGACTACGAGGATCGCGATCTCGGCATGCCGGAGCGCGAGCCTCCGAGCCAGCCCGCGTGGGCGCGTCCGCCTTCGTCGCCCGGCACCTACGTGCCGCCGTCGAGCGCGAGCGGCTACGGCGGTGCGCCGAGCGGCGGCATGCCGAGCGGCGGCATGCCGAGCGGCAATGGCCACGGCGGCAACGGGCACTCGCACGTCGACGACGCGGCGCGTGCGAGCGTGCTCCTGGTCGACGACGACGCCGATGCGCGCGATCTCCTCGAGATGCTGCTGGCGCGCGAGGGCTTCTCGGTGCGCACCGCGGGCTCGGTCAAGGAGGCGCTCGCAGTGGGCGACGTGGACGTGGTCGTGACCGACCTCGCGCTGCCCGACGGGTCGGGCGAGGACGTCGCGCAGGGCCTCGCGGGCACGCCGGCGATCGCGCTCACGAGCCGCGATCAGCGCGCGAACGACGAGGTGTTCAACGCGAGCCTCGCGCGTCCGGTGCCGCCCGATCGTCTCGCCGCGGAGATCCGGAAGCTGCTCGACGTCTCGCCGGGCTGA
- a CDS encoding sensor histidine kinase has product MTDLARRAPSDIGSHDDPADVAKDRPVGREAPRARLLITLAAVVIAFVVGEIVLADHRYALHVWADALWTLVSLVAALRCWRTAATRERRHQRDAWRCFALGSAFWFAGMLAWDWYELVDHTFTPFPTIAEIGFLALPCWFAAGFFNLRVDAPSRALSLKQLGDLIVVVACLATASTVMLHPAASRITSDPVYLVTALGYPVLGLGALAFALITLWHQPPGSRRRITAILLAAVAVLAGVTTYYAGSLLTHSYEAGDTLDVFWIITFALVIWAAAEEEWGTEAHPHRALDHVLAPDLLVAPIAVGAVSIAIARHLEHLRSELAVTIALGGVVLAFGLTLLLWGMHRIEMALREDIRRREARNAFLADAGLLLSGSLEHEEILGHLARLVVSTVADWCEFDLVADDGVRRVAGAHADPAKSQRLEELARRYPPALDSPHPAAGALRTGRSLLLTDVDDAVIRDTTIDAEHARILRDLGTRSAMVVPLRARERLIGVLTMASAERRYGAADLQLAEELARRGALAIDNARSYRDACAAIRLRDEFLAIASHELYTPMTSLLLTVQVLKASSARGAVDPASLTRALDLVERQGRRMIRQIQQLLDVTRIEAGKLRIEPSEVDLGAVVREVVAAFQHDAQAAGCELIVDAHEGPAQGLWDRARIEQVVSNLLSNALKFGAGRTVEIAVSTTVEAVELRVRDHGMGIDPSEHARIFERFGRAVSARHFGGLGLGLHISRQIVAAHGGTISVESQRGEGATFIVRLPRSAPVEPP; this is encoded by the coding sequence GTGACCGACCTCGCGCGTCGTGCACCGAGCGACATCGGATCTCACGACGATCCCGCGGATGTGGCGAAGGATCGGCCGGTGGGGCGCGAAGCACCGCGGGCGCGCCTCCTGATCACGCTCGCTGCGGTCGTCATCGCCTTCGTGGTCGGCGAGATCGTCCTCGCCGATCACAGGTACGCACTCCACGTCTGGGCGGACGCGCTCTGGACGCTCGTCTCTCTCGTCGCGGCGCTCCGGTGCTGGCGCACGGCCGCGACGCGCGAGCGACGGCACCAGCGCGACGCGTGGCGCTGCTTCGCGTTGGGCTCGGCGTTCTGGTTCGCAGGCATGCTCGCGTGGGACTGGTACGAGCTCGTCGACCACACGTTCACGCCATTTCCCACGATCGCGGAGATCGGGTTCCTCGCACTGCCGTGCTGGTTCGCCGCGGGCTTCTTCAACCTGCGAGTCGACGCGCCGAGCCGTGCGCTCTCGCTCAAGCAGCTCGGCGATCTCATCGTCGTCGTCGCGTGTCTCGCGACCGCGAGCACCGTGATGCTCCATCCCGCCGCGTCGCGGATCACGTCGGACCCCGTCTATCTGGTCACGGCGCTCGGATATCCGGTGCTCGGTCTCGGCGCGCTCGCGTTCGCGCTGATCACGCTCTGGCACCAGCCGCCGGGGAGTCGTCGTCGCATCACCGCGATCCTGCTCGCCGCGGTGGCCGTGCTCGCCGGCGTCACGACGTACTACGCCGGCTCGCTCCTCACGCACTCGTACGAGGCAGGCGACACGCTCGACGTGTTCTGGATCATCACCTTCGCGCTGGTGATCTGGGCTGCTGCCGAGGAGGAGTGGGGGACCGAGGCGCATCCGCACCGCGCGCTCGATCACGTGCTCGCGCCCGATCTCCTCGTCGCGCCGATCGCGGTCGGCGCGGTGTCGATCGCGATCGCGCGTCACCTCGAGCACCTTCGCAGCGAGCTCGCGGTCACGATCGCGCTCGGCGGCGTGGTGCTCGCGTTCGGTCTGACGCTGCTGCTCTGGGGCATGCACCGGATCGAGATGGCGTTGCGCGAGGACATACGCAGGCGCGAGGCGCGGAACGCGTTCCTCGCCGACGCGGGGCTCTTGCTCTCGGGCTCGCTCGAGCACGAGGAGATCCTCGGGCACCTCGCGCGCCTCGTGGTGAGCACGGTCGCCGACTGGTGCGAGTTCGATCTCGTGGCCGACGACGGAGTCCGGCGGGTCGCGGGCGCGCACGCCGATCCGGCGAAGAGCCAGCGGCTCGAGGAGCTCGCGCGACGCTATCCACCCGCGCTCGACTCGCCGCACCCGGCCGCTGGCGCGCTGCGCACCGGGCGATCGCTGCTGCTCACCGACGTGGACGACGCCGTCATCCGCGACACCACGATCGACGCCGAGCACGCGCGCATCCTGCGCGACCTCGGCACGCGCTCCGCGATGGTCGTCCCGCTGCGGGCGCGCGAGCGGCTGATCGGCGTGCTGACGATGGCGTCGGCGGAGCGGCGCTACGGCGCCGCGGATCTGCAGCTCGCGGAGGAGCTCGCGCGTCGCGGCGCGCTCGCGATCGACAACGCGCGCTCCTATCGCGACGCGTGCGCGGCGATCCGCCTGCGCGACGAGTTCCTCGCGATCGCGTCGCACGAGCTCTACACGCCGATGACGTCCCTCTTGCTGACGGTGCAGGTGCTCAAGGCGAGCAGCGCGCGCGGCGCGGTGGACCCCGCGTCCCTCACGCGCGCGCTCGATCTCGTGGAGCGTCAGGGGCGCAGGATGATCCGGCAGATCCAGCAGCTCCTCGACGTGACGCGCATCGAGGCGGGCAAGCTGCGGATCGAGCCGAGCGAGGTGGATCTCGGGGCCGTGGTGCGAGAGGTGGTCGCCGCGTTCCAGCACGACGCGCAGGCCGCGGGGTGCGAGCTGATCGTCGACGCGCACGAGGGGCCGGCGCAGGGCCTCTGGGATCGCGCGCGCATCGAGCAGGTGGTGTCCAACCTACTGTCGAACGCGCTCAAGTTCGGCGCGGGTCGCACGGTCGAGATCGCGGTGTCGACCACCGTCGAGGCCGTCGAGCTCCGGGTGCGCGATCACGGCATGGGGATCGATCCTTCGGAGCACGCGCGCATCTTCGAGCGCTTCGGTCGCGCGGTGTCGGCGCGGCACTTCGGCGGTCTCGGCCTCGGTCTCCACATCTCGCGGCAGATCGTGGCGGCGCACGGCGGGACGATCTCGGTCGAGAGCCAGCGCGGCGAGGGCGCGACGTTCATCGTTCGATTGCCGCGCTCCGCGCCCGTCGAGCCTCCGTGA
- a CDS encoding SRPBCC family protein, translating to MKRDIHIERTYPHPPEIVWRALTDPALIAEWLMPNDFRAELGHRFTMRTDPAPGFDGIVKCEVLELDAPRRMRWSWKGGPIDTVVTFELEPAIVFARPATTLKVAQTGFEGLDAVLVSFVLGAGNRAVYGRHLPYVLDRLAAGETIENVRETCAKERGRWWWISRAIGPIVGRRKTSA from the coding sequence ATGAAGCGAGACATCCACATCGAGCGCACGTACCCGCACCCGCCCGAGATCGTCTGGCGTGCGCTCACCGATCCCGCGCTGATCGCGGAGTGGCTGATGCCGAACGACTTCCGCGCCGAGCTCGGTCATCGGTTCACGATGCGCACCGATCCTGCGCCGGGGTTCGACGGGATCGTGAAGTGCGAGGTGCTCGAGCTCGACGCGCCGCGACGGATGCGCTGGTCGTGGAAGGGCGGGCCGATCGACACCGTGGTCACGTTCGAGCTCGAGCCCGCGATCGTCTTCGCGCGTCCGGCGACGACGCTGAAGGTCGCGCAGACCGGGTTCGAAGGGCTCGACGCGGTGCTCGTGTCGTTCGTGCTCGGCGCAGGCAACCGCGCGGTCTACGGGCGTCACCTGCCCTACGTGCTCGATCGGCTCGCGGCGGGAGAGACGATCGAGAACGTGCGCGAGACGTGCGCGAAGGAGCGCGGGCGGTGGTGGTGGATCTCGCGTGCGATCGGGCCGATCGTGGGGCGGCGGAAGACGAGCGCCTGA
- a CDS encoding DUF5658 family protein has translation MHAVRAPRFARFFSFALAALLVMNVADAILTLVWIETGLALEANPLVELALRGGPVSFMAAKLAMVSGAALVLIRLRARFTQRARRLVGAGLSAALVLYASVMTFHVAHLPLLELAFI, from the coding sequence ATGCACGCAGTTCGTGCTCCTCGCTTCGCGCGGTTCTTCTCGTTCGCGCTCGCAGCGCTGCTCGTGATGAACGTCGCCGACGCGATCCTCACGCTGGTGTGGATCGAGACCGGGCTCGCGCTCGAGGCGAACCCGCTCGTCGAGCTCGCGCTGCGTGGCGGCCCGGTGAGCTTCATGGCCGCGAAGCTCGCGATGGTCTCGGGCGCGGCGCTCGTGCTCATCCGACTTCGCGCGCGCTTCACGCAGCGCGCGCGACGGCTCGTCGGCGCAGGGCTGAGTGCGGCGCTCGTGCTCTACGCGTCGGTGATGACGTTCCACGTCGCGCACCTGCCGTTGCTGGAGCTTGCGTTCATATAA
- a CDS encoding VOC family protein → MSAASHTPPPLSPYLTVHDAKAAIDFYVRAFGAKELARQATPDGSKLIHAALALPNGGTFMLADALLPEGQSPEMKGGVSSTPKSLGGSPVTLHLDLPDVKATWARAVEAGAQVKMPLALQFWGDEYGILEDPFGHRWSLATRAKVATKDELDAGAQKHFGGETK, encoded by the coding sequence ATGTCCGCAGCGAGCCACACGCCGCCCCCGCTCTCGCCCTATCTGACGGTCCACGACGCGAAGGCCGCGATCGACTTCTACGTGCGCGCGTTCGGCGCGAAGGAGCTCGCGCGCCAGGCGACGCCCGACGGAAGCAAGCTGATCCACGCCGCGCTCGCGCTGCCGAACGGCGGGACCTTCATGCTCGCCGACGCTCTGCTTCCCGAGGGACAGAGCCCGGAGATGAAGGGCGGCGTGTCGAGCACGCCGAAGTCGCTCGGTGGATCGCCGGTCACGCTGCACCTCGATCTCCCCGACGTGAAGGCGACGTGGGCACGCGCGGTGGAGGCCGGCGCGCAGGTGAAGATGCCGCTCGCGCTGCAGTTCTGGGGCGACGAGTACGGCATCCTCGAGGACCCGTTCGGGCACCGCTGGTCGCTCGCGACGCGCGCGAAGGTCGCGACCAAGGACGAGCTCGACGCCGGCGCGCAGAAGCACTTCGGCGGCGAGACGAAGTGA
- a CDS encoding alpha/beta fold hydrolase, producing the protein MAGAQHTELPRTTIPRATLSRAAELDEALARVEQVWHRVLGTREAPRALDAAHHDLDIALIGRLGYYVDAHAKGRPIVLLHGIHAAASAYDVKPLFDAFRGERPVYAPDLPGFGTSERGPNQYCPMLYAKALKRFLVDVVTPREEPVDVVALSLSSEIAARVAIDSPHLFRTLTMISPTGLGSRTPRIDPRRAARIERMLDLPLWASPLYRVLTSRRSVKYFLDKSFHGRAPKAYVDHAVRTARVHGAHHAPFAFVAGQLFTSNARETLYERLRVPTLVLYDRDPHSDFAQLDGLERRNRAVRAHRVPGTRGLPHFERCHEVVQTIRDLQEETRRGEESEIRA; encoded by the coding sequence ATGGCTGGAGCACAGCACACCGAGCTCCCGCGCACGACCATTCCGCGCGCGACGCTCTCGCGGGCGGCCGAGCTCGACGAGGCGCTCGCTCGCGTCGAGCAGGTCTGGCATCGCGTGCTCGGCACGCGCGAGGCGCCGCGCGCGCTCGATGCCGCGCACCACGACCTCGACATCGCGCTGATCGGACGGCTCGGCTACTACGTCGACGCGCACGCGAAGGGGCGGCCGATCGTGCTGCTCCACGGCATCCACGCGGCCGCGTCGGCGTACGACGTGAAGCCGCTCTTCGATGCGTTCCGCGGCGAGCGCCCGGTGTACGCGCCCGATCTGCCGGGCTTCGGCACGTCCGAGCGCGGCCCGAACCAGTACTGCCCGATGCTCTACGCGAAGGCGCTCAAGCGCTTCCTCGTCGACGTCGTGACGCCGCGCGAGGAGCCGGTCGACGTGGTCGCGCTGTCGCTGTCCAGCGAGATCGCGGCGCGCGTCGCGATCGACTCCCCGCACCTCTTCCGCACGCTGACGATGATCTCGCCGACCGGGCTCGGCTCGCGCACGCCGCGCATCGATCCCCGGCGCGCGGCGCGCATCGAGCGGATGCTCGATCTCCCGCTCTGGGCCTCACCGCTCTATCGCGTGCTCACGTCGCGCCGGAGCGTGAAGTACTTCCTCGACAAGAGCTTCCACGGCCGCGCGCCCAAGGCGTACGTCGATCACGCGGTGCGCACGGCGCGCGTGCACGGGGCGCATCACGCGCCCTTCGCGTTCGTCGCGGGGCAGCTCTTCACGAGCAACGCGCGCGAGACGCTCTACGAGCGCCTCCGCGTGCCCACGCTCGTGCTCTACGACCGCGACCCCCACAGCGACTTCGCGCAGCTCGACGGGCTCGAGCGGCGCAACCGCGCGGTGCGCGCGCACCGCGTTCCCGGCACGCGTGGACTGCCGCACTTCGAGCGGTGCCACGAGGTCGTGCAGACCATCCGCGATCTCCAGGAGGAGACCCGGCGTGGAGAGGAATCGGAGATTCGTGCGTGA
- a CDS encoding diacylglycerol/lipid kinase family protein, with protein sequence MTPDASISPVRPEPEKERERATMIVNPSSGKGLGATMHALLVERLRARWPSLDAEICTLEHDAEAIAREAALRDVRTFVVLGGDGTLNNVINGVASVPGALARSVFGVLPAGTGNDLAGTLGLGTSLEEAADRLARSEARIIDLGLLDDRLFANVSAGGLFAEASEATSQEAKSLAGRLAYLVAGSRALLDHAGVGVELTAKTPEGMLTWRGTIAMFAVCNAQTFGGGKPLAPFAQCDDGWLDAFVVQDANTLGLARVLLEISGGTHLEDDRVVGFRASEIDLRFDRPTHVNVDGEVAVIERARYRVLPGATRVLVAPEADADAAPSSDAKVTGAGEPE encoded by the coding sequence ATGACGCCCGACGCCTCGATCTCTCCGGTTCGTCCCGAGCCCGAGAAGGAGCGCGAGCGCGCGACGATGATCGTGAACCCGAGCTCCGGGAAGGGGCTCGGCGCGACGATGCACGCGCTGCTCGTCGAGCGGCTGCGCGCGCGCTGGCCCTCGCTCGACGCGGAGATCTGCACGCTCGAGCACGACGCCGAGGCGATCGCCCGCGAGGCCGCGCTCCGCGACGTGCGCACGTTCGTGGTGCTCGGCGGGGACGGGACGCTCAACAACGTGATCAACGGCGTCGCGTCGGTGCCGGGCGCGCTCGCGCGCAGCGTGTTCGGTGTGCTCCCGGCCGGCACCGGCAACGATCTCGCGGGCACGCTCGGGCTCGGCACCTCGCTCGAGGAGGCCGCGGATCGGCTCGCGCGCAGCGAGGCACGGATCATCGATCTCGGGCTGCTCGACGATCGCCTGTTCGCGAACGTCTCGGCCGGTGGCCTCTTCGCCGAGGCGTCCGAGGCGACGTCCCAGGAGGCGAAGTCGCTCGCGGGCCGGCTCGCGTACTTGGTCGCGGGCTCGCGTGCGCTGCTCGATCACGCGGGCGTCGGCGTCGAGCTCACCGCGAAGACACCCGAGGGGATGCTCACGTGGCGCGGCACGATCGCGATGTTCGCGGTGTGCAACGCGCAGACGTTCGGCGGCGGCAAGCCGCTCGCGCCCTTCGCGCAGTGCGACGACGGATGGCTCGATGCGTTCGTGGTGCAGGACGCGAACACGCTCGGGCTCGCGCGCGTGCTGCTCGAGATCTCGGGAGGCACGCACCTCGAGGACGACCGTGTCGTGGGCTTCCGCGCGTCGGAGATCGATCTGCGGTTCGACCGGCCGACGCACGTGAACGTCGACGGCGAGGTGGCCGTGATCGAGCGCGCGCGCTATCGCGTGCTGCCGGGGGCGACGCGGGTGCTGGTGGCACCCGAGGCGGATGCCGACGCTGCGCCCTCATCCGACGCGAAGGTCACCGGGGCAGGGGAGCCCGAGTGA
- a CDS encoding general stress protein, giving the protein MRTKVVSGVFSTRREAQHAVDRLVDAGFRREDVSVLMSDLTRAREIEGAPPVVTPAANRAAEGATAGGTIGGTLGAVVGGLAAVGSIAIPGVGLVAAGPIVAAFAGAGAGGAAGGLIGALVGLGVSESEATDIRDRIREGRIVVTVECSRERAARAIAILRGEGSIEITAV; this is encoded by the coding sequence ATGAGGACGAAGGTGGTCAGCGGAGTGTTCTCGACGCGGCGCGAAGCGCAGCACGCGGTCGATCGCCTCGTCGACGCAGGCTTCCGCCGCGAGGACGTCAGCGTGCTGATGTCCGACCTGACGCGCGCACGCGAGATCGAGGGCGCGCCTCCGGTCGTCACGCCTGCCGCGAACCGCGCGGCCGAAGGCGCGACCGCGGGCGGCACGATCGGCGGCACCCTCGGCGCGGTGGTCGGGGGCCTCGCTGCGGTCGGCTCGATCGCGATCCCGGGCGTCGGCTTGGTCGCCGCGGGCCCGATCGTCGCGGCATTCGCGGGCGCGGGCGCGGGCGGCGCCGCGGGCGGGCTGATCGGCGCGCTCGTCGGCCTCGGCGTGTCGGAGAGCGAGGCGACCGACATCCGCGATCGCATCCGCGAGGGCCGCATCGTCGTGACCGTCGAGTGCTCCCGCGAGCGCGCCGCGCGCGCGATCGCGATCCTTCGCGGCGAAGGCAGCATCGAGATCACCGCGGTGTGA
- a CDS encoding ArsR/SmtB family transcription factor, with protein sequence MSDPFRAIADPTRRAILDVLAEGERSVSELCARFDVSQPAISQHLAVLRDAGLVVVRAEGRQRIYALHADPLREVHDWSAHYERFWSTKLDALGAVLAREAAKTKPKKKKDDR encoded by the coding sequence GTGAGCGATCCGTTCCGCGCCATCGCCGACCCGACGCGCCGCGCGATCCTCGACGTGCTCGCCGAGGGCGAGCGCTCGGTGAGCGAGCTCTGCGCGCGCTTCGACGTGAGCCAGCCCGCGATCTCGCAGCACCTCGCAGTGCTGCGGGACGCGGGGCTCGTGGTGGTGCGCGCCGAAGGGCGACAGCGGATCTACGCGCTCCACGCCGATCCGCTGCGCGAGGTGCACGACTGGTCGGCGCACTACGAGCGCTTCTGGAGCACGAAGCTCGACGCGCTCGGTGCGGTGCTCGCGCGCGAGGCCGCGAAGACCAAGCCGAAGAAGAAGAAGGACGATCGATGA